One window of Medicago truncatula cultivar Jemalong A17 chromosome 2, MtrunA17r5.0-ANR, whole genome shotgun sequence genomic DNA carries:
- the LOC25487248 gene encoding TPR repeat-containing thioredoxin TTL1 isoform X2: MSHSPEKPEPEKPEPELDQFSDRFRQTVTLEANKPDFRELDLGSPVSPLRTRGGPSVSSSSGSSGSFSGGGGGRIGSNPVSKRSDSAPSKDNNNSGELSGSSENSPTADRSTGNVRGTKPGHTRSNSGSGLLHSGQTVNSPPLNVLPTGNICPSGRILKTGMAANRSSRSDVLGSGTGNYGHGSIMRGGGVGVVTGKVESNSMRSGIGGDLGKRGVQSVDPEELKKAGNEHYKKGHFSDALSLYDRAISMSPGSASYRSNRAAALTGLGRLAEAVKECEEAVRLDPNYSRAHYRLASLFIRLGQVENARKHLCHPGLTPDPTEMQKLKMVEKHINKCADVRRVGDWKSVLRELDASVAAGADSSPQLFMCRAEALLKLHQIDDAESVLLHVPKSEPRGNSNNTSSQARFFGMISEAYSYFVKAQIEMALGRFQNAVTAAEKASQIDSRNLEVAVLVNNVRMVARARVRGNDLFKSERFTEACSAYGEGLRLDPSNSVLYCNRAACWFKLGQWEKSIEDSNQALRIQPNYTKALLRRATSNSKLERWEEAVKDYEVLRKELPNDNEVAEALFHAQVALKKSRGEEVYNLKFGGEVEQVSGLEQFRSAISLPGVSVVHFEVASNSQCGYSRKSDSCNC, from the exons ATGTCACATTCACCAGAAAAACCCGAACCAGAAAAGCCTGAACCGGAGTTAGACCAATTTTCCGATCGGTTTCGTCAAACTGTCACTTTAGAAGCTAACAAACCGGATTTCCGTGAACTCGATCTGGGTTCACCTGTTTCACCATTGAGGACACGTGGCGGACCGTCGGTAAGTAGTAGTTCAGGTTCTTCTGGATCTTTCtccggtggtggtggtggtagaATCGGGTCTAACCCAGTTTCCAAAAGATCCGATTCAGCTCCGAGTAAAGATAATAATAACTCCGGTGAACTTTCTGGTTCGAGTGAAAACTCTCCGACTGCGGATAGATCTACTGGGAATGTGAGAGGAACGAAACCGGGTCATACGAGATCCAATTCAGGATCCGGGTTGTTACATTCGGGTCAAACGGTGAACTCTCCGCCGTTGAATGTTCTTCCTACAGGAAACATTTGTCCTTCCGGGAGGATCTTGAAAACTGGTATGGCGGCGAATCGGAGTTCGAGAAGTGATGTTCTTGGTTCTGGAACTGGGAACTATGGTCATGGTAGTATAATGCGTGGTGGTGGTGTTGGAGTTGTTACCGGGAAGGTGGAGAGTAACAGTATGAGAAGTGGCATTGGAGGTGATTTAGGAAAAAGGGGGGTGCAGAGTGTGGATCCAGAAGAGTTGAAGAAAGCTGGGAATGAGCATTACAAAAAGGGTCATTTTTCAGATGCATTGAGTCTTTATGACCGTGCAATTTCGATGTCGCCGGGGAGTGCTTCTTACCGGAGCAACCGCGCCGCGGCGCTGACCGGTTTAGGAAGACTAGCTGAGGCTGTTAAGGAATGTGAAGAGGCTGTTAGGTTGGATCCTAATTATTCTAGAGCTCATTATCGTTTAGCTTCTCTTTTCATCAG GTTAGGACAAGTTGAGAATGCTAGGAAGCACCTTTGTCATCCGGGATTAACACCGGATCCGACCGAGATGCAGAAGTTGAAAATGGTGGAAAAGCATATTAATAAATGTGCAGATGTTAGGAGAGTAGGAGATTGGAAAAGTGTTCTGAGGGAACTTGATGCTTCTGTTGCTGCCGGAGCTGATTCTTCTCCTCAG CTCTTTATGTGTAGAGCAGAAGCCCTCTTGAAACTACATCAAATTGATGATGCAGAATCAGTTTTGTTACATGTTCCGAAATCGGAGCCACGTGGTAATAGTAATAATACATCTTCTCAAGCAAGATTTTTTGGGATGATTTCGGAAGCATATTCCTACTTTGTCAAAGCTCAAATTGAGATGGCATTGGGAAG GTTTCAGAATGCAGTCACAGCTGCTGAGAAGGCGAGTCAAATTGATTCCCGAAATCTTGAAGTTGCTGTTTTGGTTAACAATGTAAGGATGGTGGCAAGAGCTCGAGTTCGTGGCAATGATCTTTTTAAATCTGAACGGTTCACTGAAGCTTGTTCGGCATACGGGGAAGGTTTGAGATTAGACCCTTCTAATTCTGTTCTATATTGCAATAGAGCAGCGTGTTGGTTTAAGCTTGGTCAATGGGAAAAATCAATCGAAGACTCTAATCAAGCTCTACGTATCCAGCCAAATTATACAAAAGCTCTTCTTCGAAGGGCTACATCAAACAGCAAG CTGGAGAGGTGGGAAGAAGCAGTAAAAGATTACGAGGTCTTACGGAAAGAACTTCCAAATGACAATGAAGTTGCTGAAGCTCTTTTTCATGCACAAGTTGCACTAAAGAAATCTCGTGGAGAAGAagtatataatttaaaatttggtgGTGAAGTGGAACAAGTATCGGGTCTTGAGCAGTTTAGATCTGCAATATCTTTACCAG GTGTTTCTGTTGTCCATTTTGAAGTTGCTTCTAACTCACAAT GTGGATATTCAAGAAAATCCGACAGTTGCAACTGCTGA
- the LOC25487248 gene encoding TPR repeat-containing thioredoxin TTL1 isoform X1 encodes MSHSPEKPEPEKPEPELDQFSDRFRQTVTLEANKPDFRELDLGSPVSPLRTRGGPSVSSSSGSSGSFSGGGGGRIGSNPVSKRSDSAPSKDNNNSGELSGSSENSPTADRSTGNVRGTKPGHTRSNSGSGLLHSGQTVNSPPLNVLPTGNICPSGRILKTGMAANRSSRSDVLGSGTGNYGHGSIMRGGGVGVVTGKVESNSMRSGIGGDLGKRGVQSVDPEELKKAGNEHYKKGHFSDALSLYDRAISMSPGSASYRSNRAAALTGLGRLAEAVKECEEAVRLDPNYSRAHYRLASLFIRLGQVENARKHLCHPGLTPDPTEMQKLKMVEKHINKCADVRRVGDWKSVLRELDASVAAGADSSPQLFMCRAEALLKLHQIDDAESVLLHVPKSEPRGNSNNTSSQARFFGMISEAYSYFVKAQIEMALGRFQNAVTAAEKASQIDSRNLEVAVLVNNVRMVARARVRGNDLFKSERFTEACSAYGEGLRLDPSNSVLYCNRAACWFKLGQWEKSIEDSNQALRIQPNYTKALLRRATSNSKLERWEEAVKDYEVLRKELPNDNEVAEALFHAQVALKKSRGEEVYNLKFGGEVEQVSGLEQFRSAISLPGVSVVHFEVASNSQCKQISPFLDTLCGRYPSINFLKVDIQENPTVATAENVRVVPTFKIYKNGSRVKEIICPSRDMLEHSVRHYSI; translated from the exons ATGTCACATTCACCAGAAAAACCCGAACCAGAAAAGCCTGAACCGGAGTTAGACCAATTTTCCGATCGGTTTCGTCAAACTGTCACTTTAGAAGCTAACAAACCGGATTTCCGTGAACTCGATCTGGGTTCACCTGTTTCACCATTGAGGACACGTGGCGGACCGTCGGTAAGTAGTAGTTCAGGTTCTTCTGGATCTTTCtccggtggtggtggtggtagaATCGGGTCTAACCCAGTTTCCAAAAGATCCGATTCAGCTCCGAGTAAAGATAATAATAACTCCGGTGAACTTTCTGGTTCGAGTGAAAACTCTCCGACTGCGGATAGATCTACTGGGAATGTGAGAGGAACGAAACCGGGTCATACGAGATCCAATTCAGGATCCGGGTTGTTACATTCGGGTCAAACGGTGAACTCTCCGCCGTTGAATGTTCTTCCTACAGGAAACATTTGTCCTTCCGGGAGGATCTTGAAAACTGGTATGGCGGCGAATCGGAGTTCGAGAAGTGATGTTCTTGGTTCTGGAACTGGGAACTATGGTCATGGTAGTATAATGCGTGGTGGTGGTGTTGGAGTTGTTACCGGGAAGGTGGAGAGTAACAGTATGAGAAGTGGCATTGGAGGTGATTTAGGAAAAAGGGGGGTGCAGAGTGTGGATCCAGAAGAGTTGAAGAAAGCTGGGAATGAGCATTACAAAAAGGGTCATTTTTCAGATGCATTGAGTCTTTATGACCGTGCAATTTCGATGTCGCCGGGGAGTGCTTCTTACCGGAGCAACCGCGCCGCGGCGCTGACCGGTTTAGGAAGACTAGCTGAGGCTGTTAAGGAATGTGAAGAGGCTGTTAGGTTGGATCCTAATTATTCTAGAGCTCATTATCGTTTAGCTTCTCTTTTCATCAG GTTAGGACAAGTTGAGAATGCTAGGAAGCACCTTTGTCATCCGGGATTAACACCGGATCCGACCGAGATGCAGAAGTTGAAAATGGTGGAAAAGCATATTAATAAATGTGCAGATGTTAGGAGAGTAGGAGATTGGAAAAGTGTTCTGAGGGAACTTGATGCTTCTGTTGCTGCCGGAGCTGATTCTTCTCCTCAG CTCTTTATGTGTAGAGCAGAAGCCCTCTTGAAACTACATCAAATTGATGATGCAGAATCAGTTTTGTTACATGTTCCGAAATCGGAGCCACGTGGTAATAGTAATAATACATCTTCTCAAGCAAGATTTTTTGGGATGATTTCGGAAGCATATTCCTACTTTGTCAAAGCTCAAATTGAGATGGCATTGGGAAG GTTTCAGAATGCAGTCACAGCTGCTGAGAAGGCGAGTCAAATTGATTCCCGAAATCTTGAAGTTGCTGTTTTGGTTAACAATGTAAGGATGGTGGCAAGAGCTCGAGTTCGTGGCAATGATCTTTTTAAATCTGAACGGTTCACTGAAGCTTGTTCGGCATACGGGGAAGGTTTGAGATTAGACCCTTCTAATTCTGTTCTATATTGCAATAGAGCAGCGTGTTGGTTTAAGCTTGGTCAATGGGAAAAATCAATCGAAGACTCTAATCAAGCTCTACGTATCCAGCCAAATTATACAAAAGCTCTTCTTCGAAGGGCTACATCAAACAGCAAG CTGGAGAGGTGGGAAGAAGCAGTAAAAGATTACGAGGTCTTACGGAAAGAACTTCCAAATGACAATGAAGTTGCTGAAGCTCTTTTTCATGCACAAGTTGCACTAAAGAAATCTCGTGGAGAAGAagtatataatttaaaatttggtgGTGAAGTGGAACAAGTATCGGGTCTTGAGCAGTTTAGATCTGCAATATCTTTACCAG GTGTTTCTGTTGTCCATTTTGAAGTTGCTTCTAACTCACAATGTAAGCAAATATCACCATTTTTGGATACACTATGTGGTCGGTATCCATCTATTAACTTCCTCAAG GTGGATATTCAAGAAAATCCGACAGTTGCAACTGCTGAGAATGTTAGAGTCGTACCAACTTTCAAGATATACAAAAACGGAAGCAGAGTGAAGGAAATCATATGCCCTAGTCGTGACATGTTGGAACACTCAGTGAGGCATTACAGCATTTAG